A genomic region of Phragmites australis chromosome 2, lpPhrAust1.1, whole genome shotgun sequence contains the following coding sequences:
- the LOC133909520 gene encoding auxin response factor 4-like isoform X1: protein MPPAAMAPPPPQPTSSSGTRAPQPARSGDPLYPELWRACAGPLVTVPRVDDLVFYFPQGHIEQVEASMNQVAGNQMRLYDLPSKLLCRVINVELKAETDTDEVYAQIMLMPEPEQNEIAVDKASPGASATPPRPAVRSFCKTLTASDTSTHGGFSVLRRHADECLPPLDMTQSPPTQELVAKDLHGMEWRFRHIFRGQPRRHLLQSGWSVFVSSKRLVAGDAFIFLRGENGELRVGVRRAMRQLSNVPSSVISSQSMHLGVLATAWHAINTKTMFTVYYKPRTSPSEFIIPYDQYMESVKNNYSIGMRFRMRFEGEEAPEQRFTGTIVGCENLDPLWPESSWRYLKVRWDEPSTIPRPDRVSPWKIEPASSPPVNPLPLSRVKRPRQNAPPPSPESSILMKEGATKIDIDSAQTQHNQNSVLQGQEQMTLRNNLTESNDYDATVQKPMMWSPTPNRKNHTLTFQQRSSMDNWMQLGRRETDFKDTRDSQRFYMQAFDDNHNHLNSFKNQLQDQSSAHHFVDPYFCMPPQPSLTVESSTRTHTATNKLRFWGEQNTVYGTSSDQPQGLSFGQNPSSWLNQPFGQVEQPRVVRPHASVAPFDVEKTRDGSGFKIFGFKVDTTSAPPIPLSSPMAATHEPVVQTQLPVSLNHLQPLQTDCLPEVSVSTAGTATENEKSIQQGLQSSKDFQSKSQSASTRSCTKVHKQGVALGRSVDLSKFTDYNELKAELDKMFEFEGELVSANKNWQIVYTDNEGDMMLVGDDPWEEFSSIVRKIYIYTKEEVQKMNSKSSKPRKDEPLAAGEGCAATNE, encoded by the exons ATGCCGCCCGCAGccatggcgccgccgccgccccagcCCACGTCTTCCTCAGGTACGCGCGCGCCTCAGCCGGCCAGATCCG GGGATCCTCTCTACCCGGAGCTCTGGCGCGCGTGCGCCGGCCCGCTCGTCACCGTCCCGCGCGTCGACGACCTCGTCTTCTACTTTCCACAGGGGCACATAGAGCAG GTGGAGGCGTCTATGAACCAGGTCGCCGGAAACCAGATGCGCCTCTACGATCTCCCCTCTAAGCTGCTCTGCCGCGTCATCAACGTCGAGCTCAAG GCGGAAACAGACACCGACGAGGTTTACGCGCAGATCATGCTCATGCCAGAGCCCGAG CAAAACGAGATCGCGGTGGACAAGGCGAGTCCTGGGGCGAGCGCCACGCCGCCGAGGCCAGCAGTCAGATCCTTCTGCAAGACGCTCACCGCCTCCGATACCAGCACACACGGTGGCTTCTCCGTGCTGCGCCGCCACGCTGATGAGTGCCTCCCTCCCCTG GACATGACACAGTCGCCTCCCACACAGGAGCTGGTGGCGAAGGATCTGCATGGCATGGAGTGGCGCTTCCGCCACATCTTTCGCG GGCAACCTAGGAGGCATCTCCTTCAGAGCGGTTGGAGTGTGTTTGTCAGTTCCAAAAGGCTTGTTGCTGGGGACGCCTTCATTTTCCTCAG AGGAGAGAATGGTGAGCTTCGAGTTGGTGTTAGGCGGGCTATGAGACAACTGTCTAATGTGCCTTCTTCAGTCATATCTAGCCAAAGCATGCACCTTGGAGTCCTTGCAACTGCGTGGCATGCTATCAACACGAAAACCATGTTCACTGTGTACTACAAACCTAG GACGAGTCCTTCTGAGTTCATCATACCATATGATCAATATATGGAGTCAGTAAAAAACAATTATTCCATTGGGATGAGATTCAGGATGAGGTTTGAAGGGGAAGAGGCGCCAGAGCAGAG GTTTACTGGTACAATAGTTGGCTGTGAAAATCTTGACCCACTATGGCCTGAATCCAGCTGGAGATACTTGAAG GTGCGTTGGGATGAGCCTTCTACTATCCCACGTCCAGATAGGGTCTCTCCTTGGAAGATCGAGCCTGCTTCCTCACCTCCTGTTAACCCCCTTCCCCTTTCTAGAGTCAAACGACCTAGACAAAATgctccaccgccttctcctgAATCATCTATTCTTATGAAAGAAG GTGCAACTAAGATTGATATCGATTCTGCTCAGACACAACATAATCAAAACTCGGTCTTGCAAGGTCAAGAGCAGATGACCTTGAGGAACAACCTGACTGAAAGTAATGACTATGATGCCACTGTTCAGAAGCCTATGATGTGGTCTCCAACCCCCAATAGAAAAAACCATACCCTAACTTTTCAGCAGAGATCCTCTATGGATAATTGGATGCAGTTGGGAAGGCGTGAAACTGACTTCAAGGACACCCGAGATTCCCAGAGGTTCTATATGCAAGCTTTTGATGACAATCATAACCATCTTAATTCTTTCAAGAATCAGCTTCAGGATCAGAGCTCAGCCCACCACTTTGTGGACCCATACTTCTGTATGCCTCCACAACCTTCTTTGACTGTTGAATCAAGCACAAGGACGCACACAGCAACCAATAAGTTGCGTTTCTGGGGCGAACAGAATACTGTCTACGGTACTTCAAGTGACCAACCACAAGGTTTGAGCTTTGGACAAAATCCATCGAGTTGGTTAAATCAACCATTTGGCCAGGTTGAACAGCCTCGGGTGGTCAGACCTCATGCATCAGTTGCTCCATTTGATGTAGAAAAAACAAGAGACGGCAGTGGTTTTAAGATTTTTGGGTTCAAAGTTGATACAACCAGTGCACCTCCAATTCCTTTGAGCTCTCCAATGGCAGCGACACATGAGCCTGTGGTACAAACTCAACTGCCGGTATCATTGAATCATTTGCAACCTTTGCAAACTGATTGCTTACCTGAGGTGTCTGTAAGCACTGCTGGGACAGCAACTGAGAATGAGAAAAGCATTCAGCAAGGTCTGCAAAGTTCAAAAGATTTTCAAAGCAAGTCCCAGAGTGCCTCAACAAGGAGTTGCACAAAG GTTCATAAGCAAGGAGTGGCGCTAGGCAGATCCGTGGATCTCTCTAAGTTCACTGACTACAACGAACTTAAAGCAGAACTAGATAAGATGTTTGAATTTGAGGGTGAATTGGTTTCTGCTAACAAAAACTGGCAGATTGTCTATACTGACAATGAGGGTGATATGATGCTTGTGGGAGATGACCCATGGGA AGAGTTCAGCAGCATAGTGCGCAAGATCTATATTTACACGAAGGAAGAGGTCCAGAAAATGAACTCAAAATCATCTAAGCCAAgaaaggatgaacctttagcAGCTGGTGAAGGATGTGCGGCCACAAACGAGTAG
- the LOC133909520 gene encoding auxin response factor 4-like isoform X2 — MPPAAMAPPPPQPTSSSGDPLYPELWRACAGPLVTVPRVDDLVFYFPQGHIEQVEASMNQVAGNQMRLYDLPSKLLCRVINVELKAETDTDEVYAQIMLMPEPEQNEIAVDKASPGASATPPRPAVRSFCKTLTASDTSTHGGFSVLRRHADECLPPLDMTQSPPTQELVAKDLHGMEWRFRHIFRGQPRRHLLQSGWSVFVSSKRLVAGDAFIFLRGENGELRVGVRRAMRQLSNVPSSVISSQSMHLGVLATAWHAINTKTMFTVYYKPRTSPSEFIIPYDQYMESVKNNYSIGMRFRMRFEGEEAPEQRFTGTIVGCENLDPLWPESSWRYLKVRWDEPSTIPRPDRVSPWKIEPASSPPVNPLPLSRVKRPRQNAPPPSPESSILMKEGATKIDIDSAQTQHNQNSVLQGQEQMTLRNNLTESNDYDATVQKPMMWSPTPNRKNHTLTFQQRSSMDNWMQLGRRETDFKDTRDSQRFYMQAFDDNHNHLNSFKNQLQDQSSAHHFVDPYFCMPPQPSLTVESSTRTHTATNKLRFWGEQNTVYGTSSDQPQGLSFGQNPSSWLNQPFGQVEQPRVVRPHASVAPFDVEKTRDGSGFKIFGFKVDTTSAPPIPLSSPMAATHEPVVQTQLPVSLNHLQPLQTDCLPEVSVSTAGTATENEKSIQQGLQSSKDFQSKSQSASTRSCTKVHKQGVALGRSVDLSKFTDYNELKAELDKMFEFEGELVSANKNWQIVYTDNEGDMMLVGDDPWEEFSSIVRKIYIYTKEEVQKMNSKSSKPRKDEPLAAGEGCAATNE, encoded by the exons ATGCCGCCCGCAGccatggcgccgccgccgccccagcCCACGTCTTCCTCAG GGGATCCTCTCTACCCGGAGCTCTGGCGCGCGTGCGCCGGCCCGCTCGTCACCGTCCCGCGCGTCGACGACCTCGTCTTCTACTTTCCACAGGGGCACATAGAGCAG GTGGAGGCGTCTATGAACCAGGTCGCCGGAAACCAGATGCGCCTCTACGATCTCCCCTCTAAGCTGCTCTGCCGCGTCATCAACGTCGAGCTCAAG GCGGAAACAGACACCGACGAGGTTTACGCGCAGATCATGCTCATGCCAGAGCCCGAG CAAAACGAGATCGCGGTGGACAAGGCGAGTCCTGGGGCGAGCGCCACGCCGCCGAGGCCAGCAGTCAGATCCTTCTGCAAGACGCTCACCGCCTCCGATACCAGCACACACGGTGGCTTCTCCGTGCTGCGCCGCCACGCTGATGAGTGCCTCCCTCCCCTG GACATGACACAGTCGCCTCCCACACAGGAGCTGGTGGCGAAGGATCTGCATGGCATGGAGTGGCGCTTCCGCCACATCTTTCGCG GGCAACCTAGGAGGCATCTCCTTCAGAGCGGTTGGAGTGTGTTTGTCAGTTCCAAAAGGCTTGTTGCTGGGGACGCCTTCATTTTCCTCAG AGGAGAGAATGGTGAGCTTCGAGTTGGTGTTAGGCGGGCTATGAGACAACTGTCTAATGTGCCTTCTTCAGTCATATCTAGCCAAAGCATGCACCTTGGAGTCCTTGCAACTGCGTGGCATGCTATCAACACGAAAACCATGTTCACTGTGTACTACAAACCTAG GACGAGTCCTTCTGAGTTCATCATACCATATGATCAATATATGGAGTCAGTAAAAAACAATTATTCCATTGGGATGAGATTCAGGATGAGGTTTGAAGGGGAAGAGGCGCCAGAGCAGAG GTTTACTGGTACAATAGTTGGCTGTGAAAATCTTGACCCACTATGGCCTGAATCCAGCTGGAGATACTTGAAG GTGCGTTGGGATGAGCCTTCTACTATCCCACGTCCAGATAGGGTCTCTCCTTGGAAGATCGAGCCTGCTTCCTCACCTCCTGTTAACCCCCTTCCCCTTTCTAGAGTCAAACGACCTAGACAAAATgctccaccgccttctcctgAATCATCTATTCTTATGAAAGAAG GTGCAACTAAGATTGATATCGATTCTGCTCAGACACAACATAATCAAAACTCGGTCTTGCAAGGTCAAGAGCAGATGACCTTGAGGAACAACCTGACTGAAAGTAATGACTATGATGCCACTGTTCAGAAGCCTATGATGTGGTCTCCAACCCCCAATAGAAAAAACCATACCCTAACTTTTCAGCAGAGATCCTCTATGGATAATTGGATGCAGTTGGGAAGGCGTGAAACTGACTTCAAGGACACCCGAGATTCCCAGAGGTTCTATATGCAAGCTTTTGATGACAATCATAACCATCTTAATTCTTTCAAGAATCAGCTTCAGGATCAGAGCTCAGCCCACCACTTTGTGGACCCATACTTCTGTATGCCTCCACAACCTTCTTTGACTGTTGAATCAAGCACAAGGACGCACACAGCAACCAATAAGTTGCGTTTCTGGGGCGAACAGAATACTGTCTACGGTACTTCAAGTGACCAACCACAAGGTTTGAGCTTTGGACAAAATCCATCGAGTTGGTTAAATCAACCATTTGGCCAGGTTGAACAGCCTCGGGTGGTCAGACCTCATGCATCAGTTGCTCCATTTGATGTAGAAAAAACAAGAGACGGCAGTGGTTTTAAGATTTTTGGGTTCAAAGTTGATACAACCAGTGCACCTCCAATTCCTTTGAGCTCTCCAATGGCAGCGACACATGAGCCTGTGGTACAAACTCAACTGCCGGTATCATTGAATCATTTGCAACCTTTGCAAACTGATTGCTTACCTGAGGTGTCTGTAAGCACTGCTGGGACAGCAACTGAGAATGAGAAAAGCATTCAGCAAGGTCTGCAAAGTTCAAAAGATTTTCAAAGCAAGTCCCAGAGTGCCTCAACAAGGAGTTGCACAAAG GTTCATAAGCAAGGAGTGGCGCTAGGCAGATCCGTGGATCTCTCTAAGTTCACTGACTACAACGAACTTAAAGCAGAACTAGATAAGATGTTTGAATTTGAGGGTGAATTGGTTTCTGCTAACAAAAACTGGCAGATTGTCTATACTGACAATGAGGGTGATATGATGCTTGTGGGAGATGACCCATGGGA AGAGTTCAGCAGCATAGTGCGCAAGATCTATATTTACACGAAGGAAGAGGTCCAGAAAATGAACTCAAAATCATCTAAGCCAAgaaaggatgaacctttagcAGCTGGTGAAGGATGTGCGGCCACAAACGAGTAG